The Streptomyces sp. NBC_01244 genome contains a region encoding:
- a CDS encoding class I SAM-dependent methyltransferase, which yields MADHQERTRVAYDGIVELYASMFADRLETQPFARAMITTFAELVRGTGNPRTADVGCGPGHLTAMLHDLGLDPFGLDLSPAMIDHARRAHPALRFDEARMEALPIEDGSLGGVLAHYSMIHTPPAELPALLAEQVRVLAPGGLLLVSFFGTDGPDPVRFDHKVTPAYSWPADRLAELLTGAGLVTFARLLHDPASERGFLDSHLLARRP from the coding sequence GTGGCGGATCATCAAGAGCGGACCAGGGTGGCCTACGACGGGATCGTCGAGCTGTACGCGTCGATGTTCGCGGATCGGCTGGAGACACAGCCCTTCGCGCGCGCCATGATCACCACCTTCGCCGAGCTGGTGCGAGGCACGGGGAACCCGCGAACAGCCGACGTCGGGTGCGGCCCCGGACACCTCACGGCCATGCTGCACGACCTCGGACTGGACCCCTTCGGGCTCGACCTCTCGCCGGCCATGATCGACCACGCCCGCCGGGCCCATCCGGCGCTACGGTTCGACGAGGCCCGCATGGAGGCCCTCCCCATCGAGGACGGCTCGCTCGGCGGCGTACTGGCTCACTACTCGATGATCCACACCCCGCCCGCGGAACTGCCCGCGCTGCTCGCCGAGCAGGTCCGCGTCCTCGCACCGGGGGGCCTGCTCCTGGTCTCGTTCTTCGGGACCGACGGACCGGATCCGGTCCGCTTCGACCACAAGGTGACGCCCGCCTACAGCTGGCCGGCGGACCGGCTCGCCGAGCTGCTCACCGGAGCCGGTCTCGTCACGTTCGCCCGCCTCCTCCACGACCCGGCCTCCGAACGCGGCTTCCTCGACTCCCACTTGCTGGCCCGCAGGCCCTAG
- a CDS encoding helix-turn-helix domain-containing protein gives MGSLGASEDVVAREDRFDWFCEAVSSEVMPVMLSTPDTADFRAKITELDLGVVRLSSLACSPVLSRRTSAHIRRGDPEHFQLALVTQGKVRISQRGRDAVVAGGLVLTDSSRPSAGACAGGQVETIVLQIPRPALALRPNRVDLLLAQSLAADTGSGAILADFLKTLLTHGPRCRPEELRGMGAIALDLAAACLAQQLGDLGEAPAEARTQEALQRIHRFIENNLGDPGLTPQVIADRHNMSLRGLHALFAGQDLSIAARIRESRLERAHADLARGNLSGQPVQVIAARWGFSSATTFSRAFREAYGITPTEHRASSRATPGRSLSDSAGRVTPRGC, from the coding sequence ATGGGCTCGCTGGGGGCGTCGGAAGACGTCGTGGCGCGCGAGGACAGGTTCGACTGGTTCTGCGAGGCGGTGTCCAGCGAGGTGATGCCGGTCATGCTCAGCACCCCGGACACGGCCGACTTCCGCGCGAAGATCACGGAGCTGGATCTCGGCGTGGTGCGGTTGTCGTCCCTGGCCTGCTCGCCGGTGCTCTCGCGCCGTACCTCGGCCCACATCCGGCGTGGTGACCCCGAGCACTTCCAGCTGGCCCTCGTGACGCAGGGCAAGGTGCGCATCTCTCAGCGGGGCCGTGATGCGGTGGTCGCCGGGGGGCTCGTGCTCACGGACAGCTCACGACCGAGCGCAGGGGCCTGCGCGGGCGGGCAGGTGGAGACGATCGTGCTGCAGATACCCCGCCCGGCCCTGGCGCTGCGCCCGAACCGGGTGGACCTCCTGCTCGCGCAGAGCCTGGCCGCGGACACGGGCTCAGGGGCGATCCTGGCCGACTTCCTGAAGACGCTGCTCACACACGGCCCGCGCTGCCGCCCGGAGGAGCTGCGCGGGATGGGGGCCATCGCCCTCGACCTGGCCGCGGCGTGCCTCGCGCAGCAGCTGGGTGACCTCGGCGAGGCGCCCGCCGAGGCGCGCACCCAGGAGGCCTTGCAGCGGATCCACCGCTTCATCGAGAACAACCTCGGCGACCCGGGCCTGACCCCTCAGGTGATCGCGGACCGGCACAACATGTCCCTGCGCGGCCTCCACGCCCTCTTCGCGGGCCAGGACCTGAGCATCGCGGCACGCATCCGCGAGAGCAGGCTGGAGCGGGCCCACGCCGACCTCGCACGCGGGAACCTGAGCGGTCAGCCCGTTCAAGTGATCGCGGCCCGCTGGGGATTCTCCAGCGCCACCACGTTCAGCCGGGCCTTCCGCGAAGCCTACGGAATCACCCCCACCGAACACCGGGCGTCGTCTCGGGCCACCCCGGGGCGCTCCCTCTCGGACTCGGCGGGGCGGGTCACCCCGCGCGGATGCTAG
- a CDS encoding PadR family transcriptional regulator: MEPGDSTKQARAAAQLRKGVLEYCVLALMRDRPRYGVELLHALEDSGTLATSQGTVYPLLSRLRRDDLVTTTWQESASGPPRRYYALTDSGRAALDEFTRVWPGFRNAVDAFLTTPHHSTGESA, from the coding sequence ATGGAACCAGGTGATTCGACCAAGCAGGCCCGGGCGGCCGCCCAGCTGCGCAAGGGGGTGCTGGAGTACTGCGTGCTCGCCCTGATGCGGGACCGCCCCCGCTACGGCGTGGAGCTCCTCCACGCCCTGGAGGACTCCGGGACCCTGGCCACCAGCCAGGGCACCGTCTACCCGCTGCTCTCGCGGTTGCGCCGCGACGACCTGGTCACCACCACCTGGCAGGAGTCCGCCTCCGGGCCGCCCCGCCGCTACTACGCGCTCACCGACAGCGGCCGCGCCGCGCTCGACGAGTTCACCCGCGTCTGGCCCGGCTTCCGCAACGCCGTCGACGCCTTCCTGACCACCCCGCACCACTCCACCGGAGAATCCGCATGA
- a CDS encoding HAAS signaling domain-containing protein, giving the protein MKTSADPVRDYLSAVEREASALPADRRRELLADLAEHIEVTRAERPDVTIGEVLAELGDPRTIAATALAEAGDGVAGTPAPSGAGAPVRQGKVHPLVPLLMLTVPFLVAAVLPYSDATAFLSTLFRVIGAVLLCTSVHWTSAQKTTGVLLTAVLPTLAIAIWKLFAAAPTGDSAANLANLATLVLLAATTAWLWRIRRA; this is encoded by the coding sequence ATGAAGACCTCGGCCGACCCCGTACGCGACTACCTCTCCGCCGTCGAGCGCGAGGCCTCCGCCCTGCCCGCCGACCGTCGCCGGGAACTCCTCGCCGACCTCGCCGAGCACATCGAGGTGACCCGCGCCGAGCGTCCCGACGTCACGATCGGCGAGGTCCTGGCGGAGCTGGGGGACCCCCGTACGATCGCGGCGACCGCACTGGCCGAGGCGGGCGACGGAGTCGCCGGGACCCCGGCCCCGAGCGGCGCCGGCGCACCCGTCCGGCAGGGCAAGGTGCACCCCCTGGTCCCGCTCCTGATGCTGACCGTCCCCTTCCTCGTCGCCGCGGTCCTCCCCTACAGCGACGCCACGGCCTTCTTGAGCACCTTGTTCCGCGTCATCGGCGCGGTGCTCCTCTGCACCTCCGTGCACTGGACCTCCGCCCAGAAGACGACCGGTGTTCTGCTCACCGCCGTCCTGCCGACCCTCGCCATCGCCATCTGGAAGTTGTTCGCCGCCGCGCCGACGGGCGACAGCGCCGCCAACCTGGCCAACCTGGCGACGCTCGTCCTGCTGGCCGCCACGACGGCCTGGCTCTGGCGGATCCGCCGCGCCTGA
- a CDS encoding sulfite exporter TauE/SafE family protein: MDWGTGLAGLVTGLLIAVITAPVGVSGAVFLLPVQLSVFAVPSPAVTPTNLLYNVVAGPGALLRHHRTGTLHGPLVRRLVLGTLPGVVVGAAIRVFAIPGPVVFKALVAGFLLPLGLWLIIRTLLPSRRSRQARDALSPRAVTGLALAVGVVGGIYGIGGGSLLGPVLVGRGAPVAQVAPAALASTFATSVVGAATYALLALSGPGSIAPDWFLGLACGAGGLIGGYLGARVQPHLPEKALRLLLGTLAAAVGTLYAAQSLT, translated from the coding sequence TTGGACTGGGGGACCGGCCTGGCCGGCCTCGTCACCGGCCTGCTGATCGCGGTGATCACCGCACCGGTCGGCGTCTCCGGGGCGGTGTTCCTGCTGCCCGTACAGCTGAGCGTGTTCGCGGTCCCGAGCCCTGCGGTCACACCGACCAACCTGCTCTACAACGTCGTCGCCGGCCCCGGTGCGCTCCTGCGCCACCACCGCACCGGCACCCTGCACGGGCCGTTGGTACGGAGGCTGGTCCTCGGAACCCTGCCCGGCGTGGTCGTCGGCGCCGCCATCCGGGTTTTCGCGATCCCGGGCCCGGTCGTCTTCAAGGCCCTCGTGGCCGGCTTCCTGCTTCCGCTCGGGCTGTGGCTGATCATCCGCACGCTCCTGCCGTCCCGACGTTCCCGACAGGCCCGTGACGCGCTGTCGCCGCGCGCGGTGACCGGTCTGGCCCTGGCCGTCGGCGTGGTCGGCGGGATCTACGGCATCGGCGGCGGCTCCCTCCTCGGCCCCGTCCTCGTCGGCCGCGGGGCGCCCGTGGCCCAAGTCGCCCCGGCGGCCCTGGCCTCGACCTTCGCCACCTCCGTGGTCGGCGCCGCCACGTACGCCCTGCTGGCGCTCTCCGGGCCGGGCAGCATCGCGCCGGACTGGTTCCTGGGCCTGGCCTGCGGGGCGGGGGGACTCATCGGCGGCTACCTCGGCGCCCGCGTCCAGCCCCACCTCCCCGAGAAGGCCCTCCGGCTCCTCCTGGGGACCCTGGCCGCCGCCGTCGGCACCCTCTACGCCGCCCAGTCCCTCACCTGA
- a CDS encoding TOBE domain-containing protein: MESYTMGQAAELLGVSVDTVRRWADASRFPTHRQGNRRIVEGPDLAAFCVEVAHEGADGEDTPYTSARNAFPGIVTAIRLGTVSAQVEVQAGPHRVVSLLTREAVEELGLEPGVTVTARVKSTSVHVERG, encoded by the coding sequence ATGGAGTCGTACACGATGGGGCAGGCCGCCGAGCTGCTGGGCGTGAGCGTGGACACGGTGCGGCGGTGGGCCGACGCGAGCCGCTTCCCGACCCACCGGCAGGGCAACCGGCGCATCGTGGAGGGGCCCGACCTCGCCGCGTTCTGCGTGGAGGTCGCCCATGAAGGCGCCGACGGCGAGGACACCCCGTACACCTCGGCGCGCAACGCCTTCCCGGGGATCGTGACCGCGATCAGGCTGGGCACCGTCTCGGCGCAGGTGGAGGTCCAGGCGGGGCCGCACCGGGTGGTGTCGCTGCTGACCCGGGAGGCCGTCGAGGAACTCGGCCTGGAGCCGGGCGTGACGGTCACCGCCCGAGTGAAGTCGACCAGCGTGCACGTCGAACGCGGCTGA
- a CDS encoding cold-shock protein, whose protein sequence is MATGTVKWFNSEKGFGFIEQDGGGPDVFAHYSNINAQGFRELQEGQKVEFQVTQGQKGPQAEDIRPL, encoded by the coding sequence ATGGCCACCGGAACTGTGAAGTGGTTCAACTCGGAAAAGGGCTTCGGCTTCATCGAGCAGGACGGCGGCGGCCCCGACGTCTTCGCCCACTACTCCAACATCAACGCCCAGGGCTTCCGTGAGCTCCAGGAGGGCCAGAAGGTCGAGTTCCAGGTCACGCAGGGCCAGAAGGGCCCGCAGGCCGAGGACATCCGTCCCCTCTGA